The Manis javanica isolate MJ-LG chromosome 6, MJ_LKY, whole genome shotgun sequence genome contains a region encoding:
- the LRRC4 gene encoding leucine-rich repeat-containing protein 4 isoform X1 — protein sequence MKLLWQVTVHHTWNAVLLPVVYLTVQVWILCAAIAAAASAGPQNCPSVCSCSNQFSKVVCTRRGLSEVPQGIPSNTRYLNLMENNIQMIQADTFRHLHHLEVLQLGRNSIRQIEVGAFNGLASLNTLELFDNWLTVIPSGAFEYLSKLRELWLRNNPIESIPSYAFNRVPSLMRLDLGELKKLEYISEGAFEGLFNLKYLNLGMCNIKDMPNLTPLVGLEELEMSGNHFPEIRPGSFHGLSSLKKLWVMNSQVSLIERNAFDGLASLVELNLAHNNLSSLPHDLFTPLRYLVELHLHHNPWNCDCDILWLAWWLREYIPTNSTCCGRCHAPLHMRGRYLVEVDQAAFQCSAPFIMDAPRDLNISEGRMAELKCRTPPMSSVKWLLPNGTVLSHASRHPRISVLNDGTLNFSHVLLSDTGIYTCMVTNVAGNSNASAYLNVSTAELNTSNYSFFTTVTVETTEISPEDTTHKYKPVPTTSTGYQPAYTTSTTVLIQTTRVPKQVAVPATDINDKMQTSLDEVMKTTKIIIGCFVAVTLLAAAMLIVFYKLRKRHQRRSTVTAARTVEIIQVDEDIPAAASAATAAPSGVSGEGAVVLPTIHDHINYNTYKPAHGAHWTENSLGNSLHPTVTTISEPYIIQTHTKDKVQETQI from the coding sequence ATGAAGCTCTTGTGGCAGGTAACTGTGCACCACACCTGGAATGCCGTCCTGCTCCCCGTTGTCTACCTCACGGTGCAAGTGTGGATTCTGTGTGCAGCCATCGCTGCTGCCGCCTCAGCCGGGCCCCAGAACTGCCCGTCTGTCTGCTCGTGCAGTAACCAGTTCAGCAAGGTGGTGTGCACCCGCCGGGGCCTCTCCGAGGTCCCTCAGGGTATTCCCTCCAATACCCGGTACCTCAACCTCATGGAAAACAACATACAGATGATCCAGGCCGACACCTTCAGACACCTTCACCACCTGGAGGTCCTGCAGCTGGGCAGGAACTCCATCCGGCAGATCGAGGTGGGGGCCTTCAATGGCCTGGCCAGCCTCAACACCCTGGAGCTCTTTGACAACTGGCTGACAGTCATCCCGAGTGGCGCCTTTGAATACCTGTCCAAGCTGCGGGAACTCTGGCTTCGCAACAACCCCATAGAAAGTATCCCTTCTTATGCCTTCAACCGGGTGCCCTCTCTCATGCGCCTGGACTTGGGGGAGCTCAAGAAGCTGGAGTATATCTCTGAGGGGGCTTTTGAGGGGCTGTTCAACCTCAAGTACCTGAATTTGGGCATGTGCAACATTAAAGATATGCCCAATCTCACCCCTCTGGTGgggctggaggagctggagatGTCAGGGAACCACTTCCCTGAGATCAGGCCTGGCTCCTTCCACGGCCTAAGCTCCCTCAAGAAGCTATGGGTCATGAACTCACAGGTCAGCTTGATTGAGCGTAATGCTTTTGATGGACTGGCCTCGCTTGTGGAACTCAACTTGGCCCACAATAATCTCTCTTCTTTGCCCCATGACCTCTTTACCCCATTGAGGTACCTGGTGGAGTTGCACCTACACCATAATCCTTGGAACTGTGATTGTGACATTTTGTGGCTAGCTTGGTGGCTTCGGGAGTACATACCTACCAATTCCACCTGCTGTGGCCGCTGTCATGCTCCCCTGCACATGCGAGGTCGCTACCTGGTGGAGGTGGACCAGGCTGCCTTCCAGTGCTCTGCCCCCTTCATCATGGACGCACCTCGGGACCTCAATATCTCTGAGGGTCGGATGGCAGAACTTAAGTGTCGGACTCCCCCTATGTCTTCTGTGAAGTGGTTGTTGCCCAATGGGACAGTGCTCAGCCACGCCTCCCGCCACCCACGAATTTCTGTCCTCAACGACGGCACCTTGAACTTCTCCCATGTGCTGCTCTCGGACACGGGGATATACACATGCATGGTGACCAACGTGGCAGGCAACTCCAATGCCTCGGCCTACCTCAACGTGAGCACGGCCGAGCTCAACACCTCCAACTACAGCTTCTTCACCACAGTCACAGTGGAGACCACCGAGATCTCGCCCGAGGACACGACGCACAAGTACAAGCCTGTTCCCACCACATCCACTGGTTACCAGCCGGCATATACCACCTCTACCACAGTGCTCATCCAGACCACCCGTGTGCCCAAGCAGGTGGCGGTACCCGCAACAGACATCAACGATAAGATGCAGACCAGCCTGGATGAAGTCATGAAGACCACCAAGATCATCATTGGCTGCTTCGTGGCAGTGACCCTGCTAGCGGCTGCCATGCTGATTGTCTTCTACAAACTCCGCAAGCGGCACCAGAGGCGGAGTACAGTCACGGCCGCTCGGACAGTCGAGATCATCCAGGTGGATGAAGACATCCCAGCGGCGGCATCTGCAGCGACAGCAGCTCCATCAGGCGTATCAGGTGAGGGGGCAGTAGTGCTGCCCACAATTCATGACCATATTAACTACAACACCTACAAACCAGCACATGGGGCCCACTGGACAGAAAACAGCCTGGGGAACTCTCTGCACCCCACAGTCACCACTATCTCTGAACCTTACATAATTCAGACCCATACCAAGGACAAGGTACAGGAAACTCAAATATGA
- the LRRC4 gene encoding leucine-rich repeat-containing protein 4 isoform X2 produces the protein MKLLWQVTVHHTWNAVLLPVVYLTVQVWILCAAIAAAASAGPQNCPSVCSCSNQFSKVVCTRRGLSEVPQGIPSNTRYLNLMENNIQMIQADTFRHLHHLEVLQLGRNSIRQIEVGAFNGLASLNTLELFDNWLTVIPSGAFEYLSKLRELWLRNNPIESIPSYAFNRVPSLMRLDLGELKKLEYISEGAFEGLFNLKYLNLGMCNIKDMPNLTPLVGLEELEMSGNHFPEIRPGSFHGLSSLKKLWVMNSQVSLIERNAFDGLASLVELNLAHNNLSSLPHDLFTPLRYLVELHLHHNPWNCDCDILWLAWWLREYIPTNSTCCGRCHAPLHMRGRYLVEVDQAAFQCSAPFIMDAPRDLNISEGRMAELKCRTPPMSSVKWLLPNGTVLSHASRHPRISVLNDGTLNFSHVLLSDTGIYTCMVTNVAGNSNASAYLNVSTAELNTSNYSFFTTVTVETTEISPEDTTHKYKPVPTTSTGYQPAYTTSTTVLIQTTRVPKQVAVPATDINDKMQTSLDEVMKTTKIIIGCFVAVTLLAAAMLIVFYKLRKRHQRRSTVTAARTVEIIQVDEDIPAAASAATAAPSGVSGNNLPGNRSRHQKKLKTRRKHLRLNGQCWEPEVHGSH, from the coding sequence ATGAAGCTCTTGTGGCAGGTAACTGTGCACCACACCTGGAATGCCGTCCTGCTCCCCGTTGTCTACCTCACGGTGCAAGTGTGGATTCTGTGTGCAGCCATCGCTGCTGCCGCCTCAGCCGGGCCCCAGAACTGCCCGTCTGTCTGCTCGTGCAGTAACCAGTTCAGCAAGGTGGTGTGCACCCGCCGGGGCCTCTCCGAGGTCCCTCAGGGTATTCCCTCCAATACCCGGTACCTCAACCTCATGGAAAACAACATACAGATGATCCAGGCCGACACCTTCAGACACCTTCACCACCTGGAGGTCCTGCAGCTGGGCAGGAACTCCATCCGGCAGATCGAGGTGGGGGCCTTCAATGGCCTGGCCAGCCTCAACACCCTGGAGCTCTTTGACAACTGGCTGACAGTCATCCCGAGTGGCGCCTTTGAATACCTGTCCAAGCTGCGGGAACTCTGGCTTCGCAACAACCCCATAGAAAGTATCCCTTCTTATGCCTTCAACCGGGTGCCCTCTCTCATGCGCCTGGACTTGGGGGAGCTCAAGAAGCTGGAGTATATCTCTGAGGGGGCTTTTGAGGGGCTGTTCAACCTCAAGTACCTGAATTTGGGCATGTGCAACATTAAAGATATGCCCAATCTCACCCCTCTGGTGgggctggaggagctggagatGTCAGGGAACCACTTCCCTGAGATCAGGCCTGGCTCCTTCCACGGCCTAAGCTCCCTCAAGAAGCTATGGGTCATGAACTCACAGGTCAGCTTGATTGAGCGTAATGCTTTTGATGGACTGGCCTCGCTTGTGGAACTCAACTTGGCCCACAATAATCTCTCTTCTTTGCCCCATGACCTCTTTACCCCATTGAGGTACCTGGTGGAGTTGCACCTACACCATAATCCTTGGAACTGTGATTGTGACATTTTGTGGCTAGCTTGGTGGCTTCGGGAGTACATACCTACCAATTCCACCTGCTGTGGCCGCTGTCATGCTCCCCTGCACATGCGAGGTCGCTACCTGGTGGAGGTGGACCAGGCTGCCTTCCAGTGCTCTGCCCCCTTCATCATGGACGCACCTCGGGACCTCAATATCTCTGAGGGTCGGATGGCAGAACTTAAGTGTCGGACTCCCCCTATGTCTTCTGTGAAGTGGTTGTTGCCCAATGGGACAGTGCTCAGCCACGCCTCCCGCCACCCACGAATTTCTGTCCTCAACGACGGCACCTTGAACTTCTCCCATGTGCTGCTCTCGGACACGGGGATATACACATGCATGGTGACCAACGTGGCAGGCAACTCCAATGCCTCGGCCTACCTCAACGTGAGCACGGCCGAGCTCAACACCTCCAACTACAGCTTCTTCACCACAGTCACAGTGGAGACCACCGAGATCTCGCCCGAGGACACGACGCACAAGTACAAGCCTGTTCCCACCACATCCACTGGTTACCAGCCGGCATATACCACCTCTACCACAGTGCTCATCCAGACCACCCGTGTGCCCAAGCAGGTGGCGGTACCCGCAACAGACATCAACGATAAGATGCAGACCAGCCTGGATGAAGTCATGAAGACCACCAAGATCATCATTGGCTGCTTCGTGGCAGTGACCCTGCTAGCGGCTGCCATGCTGATTGTCTTCTACAAACTCCGCAAGCGGCACCAGAGGCGGAGTACAGTCACGGCCGCTCGGACAGTCGAGATCATCCAGGTGGATGAAGACATCCCAGCGGCGGCATCTGCAGCGACAGCAGCTCCATCAGGCGTATCAG